The DNA segment GATGCCCGCTTTGGGCCGTGTCGGAGTCAGCCGAAAAATCGAAGACGAAGACGATCGCAAACGCCTTCGCCGCTGCATGCTTAGCTGCAACCCACCAAAGGGCTTGGGCTTCATCGTCCGAACCGCCGGTGCGGAACGAAGCGAAAAAGAATTGCATCGCGACCTGGAGTACCTACTCCGATTATGGAATTCGATCGTTCGTCGCTTGAAGAACACCACCGAACCGGGGGTGATCTACGAAGAAAGCGACATGATCATCAAAACGATTCGAGACATCTTCAGCGGAGACATCGACACGATTTGGATCGATGAGAAAGAGGATTACGAACGAGCACGTGAATTCCTAAAACAGGTCATGCCACGCTTTAGCGACCGGCTGAAACTGTACGACGAAACCGAACCTCTCTTCCATAAATACAAACTGGACGAGGAAATCGCCCGCATCAACCAGCGTCAGGTCCCATTGCCTGGCGGTGGGTCGATCGTTATCGATCCGACAGAAGCGTTGGTCGCCATCGACGTCAACAGCGGCAGCTTTCGTGGAAACGATTCCGCCGAAGAGAACGCGTTCCGCTTAAACATGTCCGCCGCGAAAGAGATCGCTCGTCAATTGCGTTTGCGTGACTTGGGCGGCGTGATCGTGAACGACTTTATCGACATGCGAAAAGATTCGCATCGCCGCAAAGTCGAAAACACCCTCCGCGACGCAATGGCCAAAGATCGCGGACGAACCAAGATCTTACGGACCAGTCCGTTTGGTTTGGTTGAAATGACGCGTCAACGGATCCGTCCCAGCCTCAAGCGAAGCATCTACCAAGATTGTCCGTGCTGCGAAGGCCGTGGACTGGTCAAGAAAGCGGAAAGCATGTCGATCGAAGTCATTCGCATGCTGGCCCTTGCTTGCCGAAACGAGCACATCGCTCGCGTCACCGTTCGTGTCAACGATGCCGTTGCCGCAGCGATCAATAACAACAAGCGACGCGAAATTTCCGAAATGGAAGACCGCGGCAAGATGACCGTGCAAATCCTTGGCAGCGAAGGCCTGTATCCAGAACACCTGGAACTCGACTGCCGCGACGCCCAAGGTGAAAAAGTCGAAATCGATAGCTAGGGACATTCAGTCCTTGGCCGTCGCGACAATGACACGCCATGTAATATCTGCTTCCATCGGAGCGGCGCAAGCCGCTCCGATCAAAGCCGGTTAAATTCATAAGCTTTGCTTGTTTGACGGCAACTCAATACTCCGATTGCGATTCCACAAATCGCACTCTTTGCAGTCCGGCAAATAGACGCCTGAATGTCCCCCGCCTCTTTCACTTGCGGGGAACGAGCGGCTATAGATCCAATTCAACCGGGCCCTCTGGAACCGCGATACAAGCTGCGACTTGATTTTCATCAAGCGGTCCGCACAGAGGATCGGTCAAGTGCCTGACCTTTCCTTTCAGCAGGCCGACGACGCAAGCACCACACTCTCCAGCTCGGCAACCGCTGTCGATGTCGACTCCGGCTTGTTCCGTGACGTCCAGCAACGAACCATCTTCGTCACGCCACTGGGTCTGGCTTTTGGAACGTTGGAAAGAGACCGCGTAGCCTTCGCTATGTGCCGATGCGTCAGCATTGCCGGATGCCTGCTTTGGTTGCCCACCGCCAAACGATTCGATCTTGATGGCATCCCCGAGGATTCCGTTTGCGATCAAATCCTTGCGAAGCGATTTCATGAATCGATCGGGACCACAAATCAGAAACTCCCCATCTAACAAATCAGCTTCTTTGGTAATCAAGTCCGCAGAGATCCTGCCTACATAATGGGGGTGGTCCTGTGGCCCCGGCTGACTGAAGCAAGTCACTAGATTCAACCGCTCCGAGTCACGAGCCCTGCCGGTCAACCACCTTAGAAACGGAGCATGCTCTCCGTCACGCAGCTGATAGTACAAGTGC comes from the Roseimaritima multifibrata genome and includes:
- a CDS encoding Rne/Rng family ribonuclease, which produces MKKEMLINVAQPEECRIAILEDGRLDELYIERKSQETYAGNIYRGKIVNLEPSIQAAFVDFGVGRNGFLHISDIEPQYFRQGGYDPEEVMRESDEMAQKAAQRARETGRGNKQAFKGGRPRNKPPIQEVLKRGDEVLVQVIKEGIGTKGPTLSTYISIPGRYLVLMPALGRVGVSRKIEDEDDRKRLRRCMLSCNPPKGLGFIVRTAGAERSEKELHRDLEYLLRLWNSIVRRLKNTTEPGVIYEESDMIIKTIRDIFSGDIDTIWIDEKEDYERAREFLKQVMPRFSDRLKLYDETEPLFHKYKLDEEIARINQRQVPLPGGGSIVIDPTEALVAIDVNSGSFRGNDSAEENAFRLNMSAAKEIARQLRLRDLGGVIVNDFIDMRKDSHRRKVENTLRDAMAKDRGRTKILRTSPFGLVEMTRQRIRPSLKRSIYQDCPCCEGRGLVKKAESMSIEVIRMLALACRNEHIARVTVRVNDAVAAAINNNKRREISEMEDRGKMTVQILGSEGLYPEHLELDCRDAQGEKVEIDS